The Garra rufa unplaced genomic scaffold, GarRuf1.0 hap1_unplaced_051, whole genome shotgun sequence genome includes a window with the following:
- the LOC141315913 gene encoding uncharacterized protein encodes MAFIKEESEDMKTEETFRVKHEDTEEQTDLMALKEESEVLNEMEEKDYDFINGEKSFSYSQTEKTSSIKMAQMTEDKPYTCQLCGRSFAQPGNLEIHMRVHTGEKPYACQQCGKGFTHRGSLKRHVLMHTGEKPHTCQQCGRSFYQKGNLNSHMKVHTGESLFICQQCGVSFTQKESFARHMRIHNGDQSYTCDQCGKSFDQHENLEVHLRTHTEKSYSCSECGKSFSQKRHFEDHMRIHSGEQPYTCPQCGKGFNYKRHFEDHIRVHTGEKPFTCQQCGRSFNQKGNLNSHMNLHTGEKPFICGHCGKSFRNKAELKYHMRFHR; translated from the exons atggcatttataaaagaggagagtgaagacatgaagactgaagaaacattcagagtcaaacatgaagatactgaggaacaaacag acctgatggcactgaaagaggagagtgaagtactgaatgaaatggaagagaaggattatgatttcataaatggagaaaaatcttttagttatTCACAGACTGAAAAGACTTCCTCAATAAAAATGGCTCAAATGACAGAAGATAAGCCGTACACATGCCAACTGTGTGGAAGGAGTTTTGCTCAACCTGGAAACCTTGaaatccacatgagagttcacactggagagaaaccttatgcctgccaacaatgtggaaagggtttcactcATAGAGGAAGTCTTAAAAGACATGTTTTAatgcacactggagagaaacctcacacctgccaacagtgtggaagaagtttctaccagaaaggaaaccttaactcccacatgaaagttcacactggagagagccttttcatctgccaacagtgtggagtaagcttcactcaaaaagaaagctttgccagacacatgagaattcacaatggagatcagtcttacacgtgtgatcagtgtggaaagagttttgatcaacatgaaaaccttgaagtccatttGAGAACTCATACAGAGAAATCCTactcatgctctgagtgtggaaagagttttagtcaaAAACGGCACTTTGAAGATcatatgagaattcactctggagagcagccctacacatgccctcagtgcggaaaggggTTTAATTATAAACGACACTTTGAAgaccacataagagttcacacaggagagaagcctttcacctgccagcaatgtggaagaagtttcaaccaaaaaggaaaccttaacagccaCATGAaccttcacactggagagaagccgttcatatgtggtcactgtggaaaaagtttcagaaataaagcagaacttaaataccacatgaggtttcacagATGA
- the LOC141315915 gene encoding serine/threonine-protein kinase pim-2-like — translation MTISPVPIATKRRVALYFQVKFLFLSVGASACLRLKALSNVDDSTPNVISKDSMERLRLEASESIRSRYRVKKIIGRGGYGKVYEGIRISDGKKVAIKRIRKTPQDQYLQIPGYLKPLITEVALLLMMKEEPVSPHSIQLYEWFEHPRKFTLIMEFPDPCESLLDFINNNPPMSETTARVIMRQAVQAVQHGVEHGVFHNDIHPENILLRKHTLELKLIDFGCGHLLDRTGYNCTKYRGINGYIPPELFIYGKFYCVQTNVWALGVLLYEMMNRCPPFRDRNQVMEADVRFVNPDLSEECRDLILQCLTRDLTERPVIEDILQHDWFETVDLK, via the exons ATGACCATCTCTCCAGTTCCGATAGCTACCAAGAGGAGAGTAGCTTTGTACTTCCAGGTGAAGTTCCTGTTTCTGTCAGTGGGGGCTTCAGCTTGCCTGAGACTAAAGGCACTGTCCAACGTAGATGACTCTACACCCAACGTCATCTCTAAGGACAGTATGGAGAGGCTGCGATTGGAGGCTtcag AATCCATTCGCTCTCGCTATAGAGTGAAAAAGATTATTGGACGAGGAGGCTATGGCAAGGTCTATGAGGGCATCCGAATTTCTGATGGCAAGAAG GTTGCCATCAAACGTATTCGCAAGACTCCACAGGATCAGTATCTTCAAATT CCTGGGTATCTGAAACCTCTCATTACAGAAGTTGCACTGCTTCTAATGATGAAGGAAGAGCCCGTAAGCCCTCACTCCATCCAGCTCTACGAGTGGTTTGAGCATCCCCGAAAATTCACACTCATCATGGAGTTTCCAGATCCCTGCGAGAGCTTGCTGGACTTCATCAACAACAATCCTCCAATGAGTGAGACAACAGCGCGGGTCATCATGCGTCAGGCTGTGCAAGCGGTCCAGCACGGCGTTGAACATGGTGTTTTTCATAACGATATTCATCCAGAGAATATCCTGTTGAGAAAACACACCTTGGAGCTCAAGTTGATAGACTTTGGCTGCGGTCATCTACTTGACAGGACAGGCTACAACTGCACGAAATACAGAG gaataaatggtTACATTCCACCTGAGCTCTTCATCTATGGCAAATTCTACTGCGTTCAAACAAACGTCTGGGCTCTTGGAGTCTTGCTGTATGAGATGATGAACAGGTGTCCTCCTTTTCGTGACAGAAACCAAGTCATGGAAGCCGACGTCAGATTTGTCAACCCAGATTTATCTGAAG AATGCCGTGATCTGATTCTTCAGTGTCTAACCCGTGATCTAACTGAACGGCCGGTCATCGAAGACATCTTGCAGCATGACTGGTTTGAAACAGTGGATCTAAAATGA